One region of Metallosphaera sedula DSM 5348 genomic DNA includes:
- a CDS encoding RsmB/NOP family class I SAM-dependent RNA methyltransferase codes for MDFLSSVLHFCERGDPLPVAFSKAKSIKRVRNVDYDEMFELSRKLVLSYYALEGKSARKKVTSFLNKGSKVSLPPWMSEELKELIDLDAYLKSAELGRYKWFRVNRILADEDDVLSSLETQGIKFERDEDFNYLFRVISGNITKTKEFDDFKIIVQDKASVAVVQALGPEKGDVILELASAPGLKAELIYELTQGDVYLILAELNHKRLDKEIKLLSTLGVDLGKVDFINQDSTRNSVLRADKVLIDAPCSSSGIFYKEPTVLLTLRDRDKVENFSKLQKLMIKEAFNISFKKAVYSVCSIFPEEGEVIMDEYVDKLMTTEVGGIEGYGKHKSGKLSRRYFGHIHGTEDFFIATLRGVS; via the coding sequence GTGGATTTCCTGTCATCGGTGCTACACTTCTGTGAGAGAGGAGACCCCTTACCGGTGGCCTTCTCCAAGGCCAAGTCCATCAAAAGAGTTCGAAACGTGGATTATGATGAGATGTTCGAGCTCTCTAGAAAACTTGTTTTGTCTTACTATGCCCTGGAGGGAAAATCGGCAAGAAAGAAGGTGACCTCATTCCTGAACAAGGGAAGTAAGGTATCTCTCCCTCCATGGATGAGCGAGGAACTCAAGGAGCTAATTGACCTGGACGCATATCTAAAGAGTGCCGAACTTGGAAGGTACAAATGGTTTAGGGTGAACAGAATATTGGCTGACGAGGACGACGTCCTCAGTTCCCTTGAGACACAGGGTATCAAGTTTGAAAGGGATGAAGACTTTAATTACCTTTTTAGAGTTATATCAGGAAATATTACTAAAACAAAAGAATTTGATGATTTCAAGATAATAGTCCAGGATAAGGCCAGCGTTGCGGTAGTGCAAGCCTTGGGGCCAGAGAAGGGAGACGTAATACTTGAGCTGGCTTCCGCTCCCGGCTTGAAGGCAGAACTTATCTACGAACTTACCCAAGGAGATGTTTACCTCATCCTTGCTGAACTGAACCATAAAAGATTGGACAAGGAAATCAAGTTATTGTCAACACTGGGTGTAGATCTGGGAAAGGTGGACTTTATCAACCAAGACTCCACCAGGAATTCAGTCCTAAGGGCTGACAAGGTACTCATAGATGCACCCTGCTCATCCTCAGGGATATTCTACAAGGAGCCCACTGTGCTCTTAACTCTCAGGGATAGGGATAAGGTGGAGAACTTTTCGAAACTGCAAAAATTAATGATAAAAGAGGCATTTAATATTAGTTTTAAGAAAGCCGTATATTCAGTATGTTCCATATTTCCAGAGGAGGGGGAAGTCATAATGGACGAGTACGTGGATAAGTTGATGACAACTGAAGTAGGAGGGATTGAGGGATATGGGAAGCATAAGTCAGGTAAGCTAAGCAGAAGGTACTTTGGACATATCCACGGAACTGAGGACTTTTTTATAGCTACGTTGCGAGGAGTGAGTTAA
- a CDS encoding precorrin-8X methylmutase, producing MGLIDNISEEGERRIKSVLNEILELMEERERRVILRAIRSTGDLDLVGTLRFSRRALDVGPELVRRGVLVDTRMAREGLGGLGEYIEPTSRKHRYLAHDIVESWRDRLEGKAVLIGTSPLVLERLLDLIREGVRPALIIGVPVGFVNALHAKYRLTKQTDVEYITNISVKGGVALGVSIVRALMEIE from the coding sequence ATGGGGCTCATTGATAATATCAGTGAAGAGGGTGAAAGGAGGATCAAAAGTGTGTTAAATGAAATCCTAGAGCTAATGGAGGAAAGGGAGAGAAGGGTGATTCTAAGGGCCATAAGGAGCACCGGTGATCTAGACCTCGTGGGAACCCTTAGGTTTTCAAGGAGAGCTCTAGATGTGGGACCGGAACTGGTTAGGAGAGGTGTGCTTGTGGATACGAGGATGGCTAGGGAAGGTTTAGGAGGTTTAGGGGAGTATATTGAGCCAACTTCCAGGAAACACAGGTACCTGGCGCACGACATAGTTGAGTCATGGAGGGATAGGTTGGAGGGAAAGGCGGTGCTAATTGGAACTAGCCCCCTAGTTCTCGAGAGGCTACTGGACTTAATTCGTGAGGGAGTAAGGCCAGCGCTCATCATAGGCGTTCCGGTGGGTTTTGTCAATGCTCTTCATGCAAAGTATAGGCTAACGAAACAAACCGACGTTGAATACATAACTAACATAAGTGTGAAGGGTGGAGTTGCCCTAGGCGTCAGCATAGTGAGGGCTTTGATGGAAATTGAGTGA